The genomic interval GACCATCACCCAGCTAAAAGAGTATCAGGCAGGTCAGCGACAAGTATTTGATATGCCCATCGCCCTCTACACAGGCACACCCTTTCAGCAAAAAGTATGGCAAGCATTACGACAAATCCCTTACGGTCAAACAATCAGCTACGCACAGCTTGCGCTACAAGTGGATAATCCCAAAGGCTTTCGCGCAGTCGCGCAGGCCAATGGCCGCAACCCACTAAGTCTCATCATTCCTTGCCATCGCGTGATTGCCAGCGATGGCAAATTGGGCGGTT from Moraxella osloensis carries:
- a CDS encoding methylated-DNA--[protein]-cysteine S-methyltransferase; amino-acid sequence: MIMTSYQLAKNLPTMTLVAHQGCLIALDWHTQKTHDLLAKLLAKFKVKVAVMNSVALSHSIDADAKVLVETITQLKEYQAGQRQVFDMPIALYTGTPFQQKVWQALRQIPYGQTISYAQLALQVDNPKGFRAVAQANGRNPLSLIIPCHRVIASDGKLGGYTGGIEIKQTLLDIEQASYQR